One Lacunisphaera limnophila DNA window includes the following coding sequences:
- a CDS encoding YceI family protein, translating to MRLIPLLGVLVAASLGTALSGGSAPLTFDPAASRVEVVVKATVDSFTGRLEKFEPEVTLGADGQIATARLRFRFADVKTGKEKRDRAMHEWQQTDRFPDGEFELATLTPAPDGRWLATGRLTFHGQTRPLDFPVTLKWQGPAATIDGEAQIDTREFGLPVIRMMGLLKVDPLVLVRFHLEGKKEATP from the coding sequence ATGCGCTTGATTCCTTTGCTGGGTGTTTTGGTCGCGGCTTCCCTCGGAACCGCTTTGTCGGGCGGGTCCGCCCCGCTGACGTTCGATCCTGCCGCCTCCCGCGTGGAGGTGGTCGTGAAGGCCACAGTGGATTCATTCACCGGCCGCCTGGAGAAGTTTGAACCGGAGGTGACGCTGGGCGCGGACGGCCAGATCGCCACCGCCCGCCTGCGTTTCCGGTTCGCCGACGTCAAGACCGGCAAGGAGAAGCGGGACCGCGCCATGCACGAGTGGCAACAAACCGACCGCTTTCCCGATGGTGAATTCGAGCTGGCCACCCTGACCCCGGCCCCGGATGGCCGCTGGCTCGCGACCGGCCGCCTGACCTTTCACGGCCAGACCCGCCCCCTGGATTTCCCGGTCACCCTCAAGTGGCAGGGCCCGGCCGCCACGATCGATGGCGAGGCGCAGATCGACACCCGCGAGTTCGGCCTGCCGGTCATCCGGATGATGGGCCTTTTGAAGGTGGATCCGCTGGTGCTGGTCCGCTTTCATCTGGAGGGTAAAAAAGAAGCCACCCCATGA